Proteins encoded by one window of Crassostrea angulata isolate pt1a10 chromosome 9, ASM2561291v2, whole genome shotgun sequence:
- the LOC128162053 gene encoding inhibin beta A chain-like produces the protein MKERSVSQFGLWFYFVLFGVKATSFPGSELDFQTRLDRSRSIQSIRDSILRNLGRPLETMRNTSPKTPNVTLPATETETDTGFVSEIEEIISFSEPVENLPSDNIFKFSLTRDNRTHEIQSASVLVQVKFKRRKNKKKKRKVKSQRINLILSTVDDRGRIVQQISRKKARISRTNWFKLFLPNYLIQRALLSDNASIKLHIRCRGCKRFAKLVLLHGTKRKRKRTKTNKSKRKRQRMRSRTLGKKRRLSPTRPFLLIHTKVKFRSRRETYRCEQTNQCCKLPLVFSFAEVGWSDWVISPPSFKTNVCSGGCNSGSDWNRGYNYTYHCTDRKHKSLRIMYFDKTGAVIINELPKMIVTECGCS, from the exons atgaaagagagGTCCGTGTCCCAGTTCGGCCTTTGGTTTTATTTCGTCCTGTTCGGTGTCAAGGCGACGAGTTTTCCCGGAAGTGAACTAGATTTTCAAACAAGGTTGGACAGAAGTCGTAGCATTCAATCCATCAGGGATTCTATATTACGGAACCTCGGACGCCCCCTTGAAACGATGCGAAACACGTCGCCCAAAACTCCAAACGTTACATTGCCGGCGACTGAAACGGAAACTGACACCGGTTTCGTTTCCGAAATTGAAGAAATCATTTCTTTCTCAGAGCCTGTTG agaaTTTACCGAGTGACAACATCTTCAAATTCTCGCTGACGAGAGACAACCGAACTCATGAAATTCAGAGTGCGAGTGTCCTAGTACAAGTGAAATTCAAAAGACGCaagaataagaaaaagaaaagaaaagtgaAGTCACAGCGGATCAATCTCATCTTAAGCACTGTGGATGACAGAGGCCGTATCGTTCAACAAATATCCAGGAAAAAGGCTAGAATTTCTAGAACAAATTGGTTTAAACTGTTTTTGCCAAACTATCTAATTCAGAGAGCCCTGTTGTCTGATAATGCGAGCATCAAATTGCACATCCGCTGTAGGGGTTGCAAAAGGTTTGCCAAATTGGTCCTTTTACATGGCACAAAGCGAAAGCGGAAACgcacaaaaacaaataaaagcaaAAGAAAACGACAGCGCATGAGGTCCCGAACACTTGGCAAGAAGCGGAGGCTTAGTCCCACGAGACCGTTTCTACTTATACATACAAAGGTAAAGTTCCGAAGCCGAAGAGAGACGTATAGATGTGAACAAACAAATCAGTGTTGTAAGCTGCCGCTTGTTTTCTCCTTTGCAGAAGTCGGATGGAGTGACTGGGTTATCTCCCCTccttcatttaaaacaaatgtttgtagCGGAGGCTGCAATAGCGGCTCGGATTGGAACCGAGGCTATAATTACACATATCACTGCACGGACCGGAAGCACAAATCGTTACGTATCATGTACTTTGACAAAACCGGAGCCGTGATAATCAACGAACTTCCGAAAATGATTGTTACCGAATGTGGCTGCTCATGA
- the LOC128163649 gene encoding brorin-like — MIGLAVFALLLSYAQCDLFSLELTTPSAAGCYYQGSYYPVGSFKPTPCEYCQCSISGQAMCAIADCAPPQCADAVHEKDKCCPTCPNGHNCKAPDGHLLNLGETYYMNSYTKCYCDTRHFGSYMAVCTHMAVDPVHVPHVDPNNPYYYVTSYVDPPKVAPVDPDTVYYPAKGR, encoded by the exons ATGATAGGACTCGCCGTTTTCGCGCTCTTGCTGAGCTACGCACAGTGCGACCTGTTTTCGCTGGAGTTGACCACGCCTTCAGCCGCGGGATGTTACTATCAAGGTTCCTATTACCCCGTGGGGTCGTTTAAACCCACCCCCTGTGAGTACTGTCAATGCAGCATCAGCGGTCAGGCGATGTGCGCAATCGCTGACTGCGCACCACCTCAATGTGCGGACGCCGTTCACGAGAAGGACAAATGTTGCCCCACATGCCCTAATG GTCACAACTGTAAAGCCCCTGACGGACATCTACTCAATCTCGGAGAGACCTACTATATGAACAGCTACACGAAATGTTACTGTGATACCCGCCATTTTGGTTCCTACATGGCCGTGTGTACCCACATGGCTGTTGACCCAGTACATGTACCTCACGTCGATCCCAACAATCCGTACTATTACGTCACTTCCTATGTTGATCCACCCAAGGTCGCCCCGGTTGATCCTGACACAGTGTATTATCCGGCAAAAGGCCGATAG